AGCCCATTTCCTGGCCCGCGATCACCCGGGCGTAGCGGGCGATGTCATGCTCGGCCCACTCTTTTTCCAGGGCCGCGCCGGGAGTCGCCGAGACCACCACGATATCGGCCTTCTTGACGATCTTTTCCAGGCTCTCGCGCACGAACGAGAACGGCGAGCAGCCGTGCACCATCCAGTCCACGCTCTTGTTCACGGCCTCGCTCCAGGCCAGGTCACGCTTCAGGGCCGCGCTGCCGGTTTCCTCGACCGTTTTCTTGAGCGCGGGGTTGCCCAGGGCGGCGCCGGAGTCGGCCCACTTTTTCAGCTCGCTCAGGTCGGGCAGTTTCACTCCGCTGGCCCGCACCTCGGGCCGCTCCGCGAGCAGCTCCATCACCATGAGCAGGGCCGGGAAACGGTTGATCCCGCGCCACTTGGAGTAGAGGTTCACGAACTCGGCCGCCTCGCGCCCGTACTTGCTGATCGCCTGAAGGCCGTAGTGGAAAATGATGTTGGGGATGAAGCACTCTTTGTGCTTGAGCTCCATCGTGGGGAACGCGCAGCCGTCGGAATCGATCCCGACAAAGAAATTCTGCGTGGGTTTCAGCTCTTTCAGAGCGTCGTTGTGCGCCATTGAGGTTTCTTTCTCCGGCTTATGATCCTGGCAATTGCAGGGGAGGGTTTGAAACCCTCCCCTGCGAAATATGACGATCCTGCGTGTAGGGGCGGCCCCCCGTGGCCGCCCGAATTAAATGGGCAGGCACAGGGGCCTGCCCCTACGGATTGCAATCCAGCCGGTCGCGGATACTGAGGGCACGGTGCACCGTGCCCACATTTTCGAGTCGCAGGGAATAACCCAAGCTGCCGGGGTTACACTCCGCAGAAGCAGTTGAACCCGCCGTCAATCGCCACCACGGTGCCGGTGACAAAGCTCGAGGCGTCCGAGATCAGCCAGATCAGCGCGCCCAGCAGCTCGGACGGGTCGCCGTAGCGGGCCATCGGCGTGCTGGCGATGATCGACTTGCCGCGCGGGGTCATCTCGCCGGTCTTCTCGTCGGTCAACAGGAAACGGTTCTGCTCGGTGAGGAAAAATCCCGGCGCGAGGGCGTTGACCCGGATCTTCGGGCTGTAGTTCTGCGCCATGTGGATCGCCAGCCACTCGGTGAAATTGCTGATCGAGGCCTTGGCCGCGCTGTAGGCCAGCACCTTGGTCAGCGGGTGGAAAGCGCTCATGGAGCTGATATTGATCACGTTGCCCACGCCGCGCTCGGCCATGGCCCGGCAGAAAATCTGGCTCGGCATGATCGTGCCCAGGCAGTTGAGGTCGAACACCCAGCGGATCGCCTGGTCCGGCAGGTCGAAAAACGAAAGTTCCGGGCTGGTGGTGGCCTCGCGCTTGTTGCCGCCCGCGCCGTTGATCAGCACATCCACCGGGCCCAGCTTGGCCACCACGGACTCGTAGGCCTTCTCCACGCTCTCGCGCTTCAGGACATCCACGGCCACGGCCACGGCCTCGCCGCCCTGG
The DNA window shown above is from bacterium and carries:
- a CDS encoding HAD hydrolase-like protein; this encodes MAHNDALKELKPTQNFFVGIDSDGCAFPTMELKHKECFIPNIIFHYGLQAISKYGREAAEFVNLYSKWRGINRFPALLMVMELLAERPEVRASGVKLPDLSELKKWADSGAALGNPALKKTVEETGSAALKRDLAWSEAVNKSVDWMVHGCSPFSFVRESLEKIVKKADIVVVSATPGAALEKEWAEHDIARYARVIAGQEMGSKKEHLALAAAGKYAPQNILMIGDAPGDMKAARANNALFFPINPGAEEKSWERLYKEAFDRFTAGTYAGAYEAALIEEFEALLPDTPPWKK
- a CDS encoding SDR family oxidoreductase: MANDYVAKMFDVSGKVIAITGGGGILCSGMAEALGQAGARIAVLDLREDAAEVVAKKVRSQGGEAVAVAVDVLKRESVEKAYESVVAKLGPVDVLINGAGGNKREATTSPELSFFDLPDQAIRWVFDLNCLGTIMPSQIFCRAMAERGVGNVINISSMSAFHPLTKVLAYSAAKASISNFTEWLAIHMAQNYSPKIRVNALAPGFFLTEQNRFLLTDEKTGEMTPRGKSIIASTPMARYGDPSELLGALIWLISDASSFVTGTVVAIDGGFNCFCGV